The DNA segment TgcgggtttttgttttcatttatttttatataaatattttgtttttaattctaaattggtatatattataatatatatatatatgtatctatcaatttttaaaacataataaaattacggtatatttttttcattgaatagattgtttcaaactttcacatgtatttgtatgtTCTTCTATACatttatttttggattattatttcattattaaaattgtaactatatatatagagattagtaaaatattgttttattgtcatattcaaaaatattgtaacatttcacaaatttagaaagtttttaaaaaattaaaattttcgcttcatacatttatattatcgagtaaataaataaacatttagtttttgtttaatttttaaaataaaatatatagtttaaaatttgttttcattggtttaaggtagtaaatattaatcattgttagataatatgatttttgctatttaaaaaatctttataattttaaaagttaacattgacaaatatttaaataattaacatatgtaGATATAGTAtgacaacattaaattatatatatttaatttatattatctataaatccaatggatcatctattgtttaaatccaattattgatagaccaataaaaaattttggtagactcaaaatttaaatgataagattaaagATTAAATGTAATATGATTTTTTAGGAATAGGTCTATTGagtctatttttaaaaaagaatcacACATGAAGCAAAGTTGcggcttctgttttaatatataagatctACCGCAAACGCACTAACATATCTTTCGAATAATCGAAAAAGATtcgtttttattaaaattgGAATATGGATGGAAATGGAATCTTACATATAGAATCTTAGGACATAATGTTTTAGGTGAGACCAATATAAAAGGAATACGTCATGATCGACCCTGGTGGACAACTATAAAAAAGACTAGAAGAGATcacaacaaaagaaaatggatccactcaaataaaataaaagaactaGTTATTATTACGTTctaacaaattaataaaaataaagatgggCTTACGTGAGCACATGTGGCAGACACGAAGTTGAAGACAACACCATCAACGGTGCTCGTATAACCACATCTCTCTAATGTCCGTTTCAGATTGGGCTCCAGTACATCTATTTCCACACCATTCATGCTTGTCCTCTTCTTCGTATTTACTCACTTTTCGCCAAAATGCATTCCTAACTTTGCTCATGGTTCATGAACATAAATTTCTCTGTTAAACTCCGTGTGAGTTTATTCGATTTAGTTGATAAAAAAGACTCGTAACTCTTTGTAATTGTCATTTTTACTCGTTATGGTGAAAAGAAAACATTATCATATAAAACTCAAGTGATGACAATTCACTTGAAGACCAGCGTAGACTTAAAAGTTCGAAAAGTTTAACTAGCATTTGATATCTCAAACTTGAGAGTTTTCTTGGAGACAATATAGTAGTCTCAACCAGCTTCGGTATGACGGAATCCACGCCAACAGAATCTCAATCTAAGAAGTTTTGGGATTGGTCCAaatgtttatattattaataaaacaaCATGGAAAACATCATGCTTAATGCTTTGTCATAATAGCATAAGTGTAAGCTCAAAGAATATGCAATACCTTACTTGTACTGAACTTCTAAAAGTATAATCACTAATATATGGTTTAGTAGCTTAATTAAACAACCAAATTATAAAGACTAAAACCCCAAACATAGTTAAAATattgggatttttgcaaaattgacctacaacttaaagtcaaacacaaaactaacctcctttttttttgaaaattggttttgccctattcacctcacaagttcatataatttacgaaaatgccatcaatttttttcttttttttcttttcgaaaatgacatttttactctctcaccctcatcatcttcaagtaattacaagattgccattatcatcaataccacaaccaccatgaacaaccaatttgaagctcttaatgctcccaaaatcgatttacccttcttttttttccattcttgtgaactaaacacaacatatctctcactttctctccacaatgagctaaaaaaacccaagattttgattctaaaattttaatggttcatagagtcatagaagctaacgattatgggtgggtgacttccgtttgtgattctgtgtgcttggagaagtcttatgtatgctaaggaacttatctcaccaatttaaggtatgacatcgagtttttttccagatctgttcgtcagacgatttacttgggaagtcgtctggctgtagacgacttacctttcagtcgtctggctgtagacgacttacctggaagtcgtctggtcaacgcagaggttatttttgcaattgactttgaaatctgtaacctgagacgactaaaagttaagtcgtctactattgtttggtttcaaaaaaaattccaaagaacctagacgacttacatttcagtcgtcataggttagttttgtatttgactggataatttcagaagtttgacttccccagacgacttacatttcagtcgtctggcgaaaattaaaataataatatttttttaaaagtaaacgatttacaattaagtagtcataggttagttttgcaattgaaaaaaaaaacttcaagatttaattatacacagacgacttgtaattcagtcgtccaccagacgacttaattgtaagtcgtccaggatttttttccgagattctggtcaaacctcgtaaatcctggacgacttacatttcagtcgtctcgtggacgactgaattataagtcgtctgtatataattaaatcttgaagttttttttttcaattgcaaaactaacctatgacgacttaactgtaagtcgtctacttttaaaaaaatattattattttaattttcactagacgactgaaatgtaagtcgtccaaaaagtcaaacttctgaaataatccagtcaaatgcaaaactaacctctgacgactgaaatgtaagtcgtctagcttttttggagttttttttttaaccaaacaatagtagacgacttaactttcagtcgtccgaaataacagatttcaaagtcaattgcaaaaataacctctgcgttgaccagacgacatatagtttagtcgtctagacaacttagattgaagtcgtccgcgtcttctccactagtttttaagtcttctacgttagttttttaataacttgtatttttaagagtgataagtaacttcaagatatgtaaaactcatatttacaaaatatgttctctcccttagttttactaaatttgactaagtttttcaatgcaaacttataaaaaatatgatatgctttgactagttactattgtttgtttccatctcttaccaacattcttgtttattaagatgagaaaaaggccattggagtttattattgcatatgagagatccaaagataagaaaaagactactgaagtctattatttcattgatttgtaaatgtgtaaacacattgttagcacatttaatacatcttggaaaacattattactgattttacaaaaaattcacaactaaaagagtatacatgcaattcataaaacagactacaaacaaaactattatagatcattcatctacaaagacaagcttggattccacttgagtagacaagaccagacaacttttaagaagtccagacgacttctaagaagtccagacgacttccaggaagttcagacgactttgccagaagacttttaggaagttcagacgacttccagacgactttacaggaagtccagacgacttttaggaagtccagacgacttccagatgacttccagacgactttacaggaagtccagacgacttttaggaagtccagacgacttccagacgacttccagacgactaacaagtaagtcgtcccagaagtcttccagatctgaaaaacctggaTATTAAATCcatatctgaaaaacctgcatattcaaaaacgttcaaatggcttaaaaacaaaaaaaatgagtggaagattagataaatctacctttacagaacacacaaagatacatatctaaaaataatagatctacctttaaattagtggaagatgagtaccaaataattaaaaacctgcaaaaaaaaaaatagattagtaacaaagacatgagacaaaattgaaaaattcatataaagtttggtgttttcaagtcaaagagattagagtgggtttggagagttttagtttgggaaaaaagtaagaactttatacaacaagaagttaccaaatgaagaaaaatcagacataagaacttaccgaaacactcagaaaaatccagacgaatagaagtccagacgacttcctggaagtccagacgacttcctggaagtccagacgacttcctggaagtccagacgactttgtcagaagacttccaagaagtccagacgactaacaggtaagtcgtcccagaagtcttctagatctgaaaaacctgcacatcaaatccagatctgaaaaacctgcatattcaaaaccgttcaaatgacttaaaatagagaaaatgagtggaagattagataaatctacatttatagaacacacaaaaatacatatctaaaattaatagatatacctctaaattagtggaagatgagtaccatttgattaaaaacctgcaaaagagatagattaataagaaatacatgagacaaaactgaaaaattcatataaagtttggtgttttcaagtcaaagagattagagagaggttggagagttttagaatgatgaacattacatttttgttgcagccatttgagaggaggagagagaatgtgtaaatttttctttatatagggagacaaaaaatccaattagatttaatatttttgactcagacgacttcctggacgacttacatttcagtcgtctggtgaagaaattaaaacagacgacttacatgtaagtcgtccaaaagagtttaatatttttagcgggaaattaaatatttttagcgggaaactaaaatagaagactttccagacgacttacaagtaagtcgtctggacgactgaaatatacgtcgtccgggtaaattattcaacagacgactgaaacataagtcgtccacaccctaaacataacccctaaacttaattatctaattaaacacttcataaaaccaaatcaaacttgaaaagtgtttactatacacagaaataaacacatataggtgaaaactaatttttgaaaaaaacgttttagttttccaaaatctaaccctaacaatacatacaatactacaacatatgtttgccaaactcctaaaccaaagtatttcatgattcactacttccactcatctatcttcaaaacaaatcaattttatcatatcttaatttatatcagttaaaactgtttataattatttgatttttattttttacacatcaaaatatttttttacaagatttataaattatttttaaaataaactggtaccaaacgacttacacttcagtcgtccagacgacttccaacatctcagacgatttactggggctatattcgtaaaaatggcttctgtttttttgtttggtcacaagggactgagctgtaatttcactaggctttaaagttagttttgcatttgattcaagtttgggtatatgtttgaaattaaaatcaagttgtgggttagttttggcaaaaacccctaaaATATTACACCAAAAACATAGTTATAATACGATGTCtagttttctttttgataaGAAATGTTCCATCAATTGTTTATCTTCTTTACCCCAGTCGGTAATAAATTCAAGACTTGACGATAATCTCGTGCAAGACAATCAATTGTAATCCAATACAACTTGCTATCGTGGTTTAATTTTGAATGTTTCTTGCATGACATAATAAACagaaattttgattattttcttcAATTTTGAAACGTCGCTTTAAAACCCTCCACCGTCTTAGACTTTGTTTATGTTCATTTTCTTATAACAACTAGGTAACTCAGgtatttaattattcaatagtAAGTTCATCTGTTAGATATCTGATAAAGATGAAATGGATGGAAGGGAGATACTAGCTAGCTTTCTACATAGTTACTGATATGTATCGACCAGTAGAGTCGGGTCGGCCCCATCCCCTTAGACGATCATACGTCTATGCTATATAATATTCGATTTATGGattcctttttaaaaattaaacgaAAAATCAAAGCTCTGaatattagtattatttttcTCGCCAGTACTGCATTAAACTTAGTGAACCTGCTTCTACTGCTGTTTCTTAAACTTCAGGTTCGAACTTCAGTTTCGAGAGTTAAGCCAAATGTACGTATGACACCTATCATTCCCCGCCTCTGTTCCCCAATACATCCTAACTTGTGAATACTTTTTCCATTCACCTTTTCCCATTGAAATTGTCAACATCTGCAATAAAATCTAGCGCGTGGGTTTTGGAACTCCCATGCACTTGAACTCATCAGAAtaaacaatttttcataaatagtACAGAAGAAATATTACTcctataaagaaataaaaaaaaaagcaaaagaaacaCATCACGAGACAGTACTATGTGATGTAAGCAACCACATACACCACTCCCTTTTTCTCCTCTCCCATTGTTTGtccttttcttttcctttcGCCAATAATTCTCTTCTTATTTTATTGGCTATTTAATTTTCCcttaatttctataaattatgattcctctttttgttttaacctcttttgattctttctatatatacaaatacaaaACTACCTCTTCCTCTTAACAAACCTCTCTACGTTTCTCTCTCATTAATTGTTGCAATGATGCAAGAATTAGGCTTAGAACGTTTCTCCAACGACGCCGTTTACTTAGACCTCACTCCTCCTTCTCAAACCTCATCCACCTCTCTCTCCATCGACGAAGAAGAATCATCTGAGGCCAAGATCCGACGGCTCATAACCGAGCATCCCGTGATCATATTCAGCAGATCCTCTTGTTGCATGTGCCACGTCATGAAAAGACTCCTCGCAACGATCGGTGTCATCCCCACCGTCATCGAGCTCGATGATCACGAGGTTTCCTCTCTCCCCTTGGCTCTTGGAGAAGAATATTCCGGAGGTGGCTCCGGCGTTGTTCCTCCTCCGGCGGTTTTCATTGGCCGTGAGTGTGTAGGAGGTCTTGAGTCCCTAGTCGCGCTCCATCTAAGTGGTCACCTTGTCCCTAAGCTTGTCCAAGTTGGAGCTCTTTGGGTATGATATTGTAATTTTACTTCTTTGAGTTTCATTAGTATTTTGCAGTACTCAAAAGCATAAATTTAGGGTTTCTCTTTTCTGGTTATTATCTGATGATCATAATTAAACACCCATGTACTATATATGAATAATACTTTAAGAATGTGTAAgtagtaaattttatataatttgctTCCCTCGTTTTCTCTCTCACTAAAGTATACATTAATTAATCCATcaactttaattatttttgaatcTAAGTGATAAGgactaaataaatttttatctaGTTGTATTATGAttcaatttttggtttttgtttccttcttgTATAATATCATGTTGAGGGATAATCAAAGATGTATTTGTAAAATGCAAGATGTTTATATCAGTTATTATTCTTAGTTACTGTTGCTAGACACTAGTTACTTTGAAAACAGTATACTGTGATTAGCAGAGTGTTTTTAATACTATATTTTAGAGGTTAATTAGTTCATCTGAGTATTGGTTTTCTAAATTGATTATGGACTTCTGAGTGCCTTATTCATTATGATTTATGAATAATTATGTTTACGATGATCATATGAATGC comes from the Brassica rapa cultivar Chiifu-401-42 chromosome A01, CAAS_Brap_v3.01, whole genome shotgun sequence genome and includes:
- the LOC103850122 gene encoding glutaredoxin-C6, with product MMQELGLERFSNDAVYLDLTPPSQTSSTSLSIDEEESSEAKIRRLITEHPVIIFSRSSCCMCHVMKRLLATIGVIPTVIELDDHEVSSLPLALGEEYSGGGSGVVPPPAVFIGRECVGGLESLVALHLSGHLVPKLVQVGALWV